A DNA window from Betta splendens chromosome 6, fBetSpl5.4, whole genome shotgun sequence contains the following coding sequences:
- the wee1 gene encoding wee1-like protein kinase — translation MSGYSRLRLRSPATKNRPIRQKLQFTSSDGEDELIEDANNSTGGESGFTEMDSPVPLRRDPADKRLDGSSSPLNRSGGDDDVELWDEEGFGSPSHLRPRSGTLFATCSPSPRKSPRLYGGSPERPYVQDDGEGSSSPVPDCPDTPPHKTFRKLRLFDTPHTPKSLLSRARDTSLGYSSRRVALFKNAETSGKSITDSSKRVQTPLVNFNPFTPDSLLIQSATQQRNNRKRAHWNDSCGEDMEASDCEGEEEVLPPSKRITMMESNMMSRYASEFLELEKIGCGEFGAVFKCVKRLDGCIYAIKRSKKPLAGSVDEQNALREVYAHAVLGQHPHVVRYYSAWAEDDHMLIQNEYCNGGTLSDMITENYRRLSYLSELELKDLLLQVTRGLKYIHSTSLVHMDIKPSNIFISLKSVSSCDECDEEDGLKTSVVYKIGDLGHVTRVNNPQVEEGDSRYLANEVLQEDYSNLTKADIFALALTVVSASGVEPLPTNGDKWHEIRQGKLPAIPQVLSPEFLSLLKLMIHPDPTRRPSASDLIKHPVLLTAARMSADQLRVELNAEKFKNALLQKELKKAQQARAAAEEKVLSTDRILTRSTVQANPRTSRLIGKKMNRSVSLTIY, via the exons ATGTCGGGCTACAGTCGCCTTCGACTCAGATCTCCTGCCACGAAAAACCGGCCCATTCGCCAAAAGCTCCAGTTTACGTCCAGCGACGGGGAGGACGAGCTCATCGAGGACGCCAACAACAGTACCGGAGGAGAGTCCGGCTTCACGGAGATGGATTCCCCGGTGCCCCTGCGACGGGACCCCGCAGACAAGCGCCTGGACGGGAGCAGCAGCCCCCTGAACCGGTCCGGCGGCGACGACGACGTGGAGCTTTGGGACGAGGAGGGTTTCGGCTCCCCGTCCCACCTGAGGCCCCGCAGCGGGACGCTCTTCGCCACCTGCTCGCCGTCACCGCGGAAGAGTCCGCGGCTGTACGGGGGGTCTCCGGAGCGCCCCTACGTGCAGGACGACGGGGAGGGCTCCAGCTCGCCGGTCCCGGACTGCCCCGACACCCCTCCGCACAAAACCTTCAGAAAGCTGCGGCTGTTCGACACGCCGCACACGCCaaag agttTGCTGTCCAGGGCCAGAGACACCAGCCTGGGGTATTCCAGCAGGAGAGTCGCTCTGTTCAAGAATGCTGAGACCTCCGGGAAGTCGATCACGGACAGCAGCAAGAGAGTGCAAACCCCCCTGGTCAACTTTAACCCCTTCACCCCCGACTCCCTCCTCATCCAGTCTGCTACACAGCAGAGGAACAACAGGAAGCGAGCCCACTGGAATGA cTCATGTGGAGAAGACATGGAGGCAAGCGActgtgaaggagaggaggaagtgctCCCACCCTCCAAG AGGATCACCATGATGGAGAGTAACATGATGTCCCGCTACGCCTCAGAGTTCCTTGAGCTGGAGAAAATCGGCTGTGGGGAGTTTGGtgctgtgtttaaatgtgtgaaaaGACTTGACGGCTGCATCTACGCCATCAAGAGATCCAAGAAACCTCTGGCAGGATCAGTGGACGA GCAGAACGCTTTGCGGGAGGTGTACGCCCACGCGGTGCTTGGCCAGCACCCCCACGTGGTGCGTTACTACTCAGCCTGGGCCGAGGACGACCACATGCTCATCCAGAACGAGTACTGCAACGGCGGCACGCTGTCCGACATGATCACAGAGAACTATCGGCGACTCAGCTACctgtcagagctggagctgaaggacctgctgctgcaagtCACGCGAGGACTCAAGTACATCCACTCCACATCACTGGTGCACATGGACATCAAGCCCA gcaacattttcatttctctgAAATCAGTTTCGAGCTGTGACGAATGTGATGAAGAAGACGGCCTCAAAACTAGCGTTGTTTATAAAATAG GTGACCTCGGTCACGTAACGAGGGTAAACAATCCCCAAGTCGAAGAGGGCGACAGCAGATATTTGGCCAACGAAGTCTTACAAGAG GACTACAGCAACCTGACGAAGGCAGACATCTTCGCTTTGGCTCTGACTGTTGTCAGCGCTTCAGGGGTCGAGCCTCTTCCCACTAACGGAGACAAATGGCACGAGATCAGACAGGGGAAACTTCCTGCCATCCCTCAAGTGCTTTCACCTGAATTTCTGAGTCTGCTCAAG CTGATGATCCACCCCGACCCGACAAGGCGGCCTTCAGCCTCAGACCTCATCAAACACCCAGTGCTCCTCACCGCTGCCAGGATGAGCGCAGACCAGCTCCGAGTCGAGCTCAATGCTGAGAAGTTCAAAAACGCGCTGCTTCAAAA GGAGCTGAAGAAGGCCCAGCaggccagagctgcagctgaggagaAGGTCCTGTCCACCGACAGGATCCTGACCCGCTCCACAGTCCAGGCCAATCCCAGAACCTCCAGACTCATCGGAAAGAAGATGAATCGCTCTGTCAGCCTCACCATCTACTGA
- the znf143b gene encoding zinc finger protein 143 isoform X1: protein MVVEQEELLEIFRSSKSMLLAQINRDSQGMAEFHDADGQPVTLCLAEAVTVSDADQMDSMDTVSLQAVTLADGSTAYIQHDSKSSFSDGQIMDGQVIQLEDGSAAYVQHVSMPKAGGDSLQLEDGQAVQLEDGTTAYIHTPKDAYDQSGLQEVQLEDGSTAYIQHTVHMPQSNTILAIQADGTIADLQTEATAIDPETISVLEQYTTKVENIENPLGSFGRVEADNGVHMRIVLQGQDNRAGRVSNVGEKSFRCEYEGCGKLYTTAHHLKVHERSHTGDKPYVCDYPGCEKKFATGYGLKSHSRTHTGEKPYRCQEMNCCKSFKTSGDLQKHTRTHTGEKPFKCPVEGCGRSFTTSNIRKVHIRTHTGERPYYCSEPSCGRSFASATNYKNHMRIHTGEKPYVCTVPGCEKRFTEYSSLYKHHVVHTPCKPYNCNHCGKTYKQISTLAMHKRTAHNDTEPIEEEQEAYFEPPTDAIDDPSVGYTAAVVEADDSGSEQVPVESAEMVAQQHVALVTQEDGTQQQLSISEADLQAMGGTITMVTQEGTTITIPAHELATQGAHSVTMVTTDGSDEQVAIMTPDMASFQTVEEAGYSQDQDDIHPVTLLATSNGTHIAVQLSDQPSLEEAIRIASRIQQGESPGLDD, encoded by the exons ATGGTGGTCGAACAGGAGGAATTGTTGGAAATTTTTCGGAG CAGCAAAAGCATGCTCCTAGCCCAGATTAACCGGGACTCCCAGGGAATGGCTGAGTTTCACGATGCAGATGGACAGCcagtcactctctgtctggcaGAGGCCGTGACGGTGTCAG ATGCTGACCAGATGGACAGCATGGACACCGTGAGTCTGCAGGCTGTTACTCTTGCAGATGGATCCACTGCCTACATCCAGCACGATTCCAAATCCTCCTTTTCAGATGGACAGATCATGGATGGCCAGGTTATCCAGCTGGAGGACGGCTCCGCTGCCTACGTTCAGCATGTATCTATGCCTAAAGCAG GAGGAGACAGTTTACAGCTGGAGGATGGGCAGGCAGTGCAGCTGGAAGATGGAACAACAGCCTACATTCACACACCTAAAG ATGCATATGACCAGAGCGgcctgcaggaggtgcagctgGAGGACGGCAGCACGGCTTACATCCAGCACACGGTGCACATGCCCCAGTCCAACACCATCCTGGCCATCCAGGCTGACGGGACCATCGCGGATCTGCAGACCGAGGCCACTGCCATCGACCCTGAGACCATCAGCGTCCTCGAGCAGTACACCACCAAA GTGGAGAATATAGAAAACCCTCTGGGCTCCTTTGGTAGAGTGGAAGCAGACAATGGTGTCCACATGCGG ATTGTTTTACAGGGTCAAGACAACAGGGCAGGAAGAGTGTCAAATGTTGGCGAGAAGTCTTTTCGCTGTGAATATGAAGGCTGTGGAAAACTCTACACCACCGCCCACCACCTCAAG GTACATGagcgctcacacactggagacaAACCGTACGTTTGTGACTATCCCGGCTGTGAAAAGAAGTTTGCAACAG GGTATGGACTTAAGAGTCACTCGCGCACTCACACGGGGGAGAAGCCATACAGATGCCAAGAGATGAACTGCTGCAAGTCCTTCAAAACATCTGGAGATCTTCAGAAGCATACAAGGACTCATACAG GAGAGAAACCCTTCAAATGTCCGGTGGAAGGCTGTGGAAGGTCGTTTACCACCTCCAACATCCGTAAAGTTCACATCCGAACACACACTGGTGAGCGGCCGTACTACTGCTCCGAGCCCAGCTGTGGACGCTCCTTTGCTAGTGCCACCAACTACAAGAACCATATGAGAATTCACACTG GAGAGAAGCCGTATGTGTGCACAGTGCCTGGGTGTGAAAAGCGCTTCACAGAATACTCCAGCCTTTACAAACACCATGTTGTTCATACACCCTGCAAACCTTACAACTGCAATCACTGTGGGAAAACCTACAAGCAGATCTCCACACTAGCCATGCACAAACGCACAGCACACAACGACACGGAGCCCatcgaggaggagcaggaggcctaCTTTGAACCCCCAACGG ATGCTATTGATGACCCCAGCGTCGGCTACACAGCAGCGGTGGTGGAGGCAGATGACTCTGGCTCGGAGCAGGTTCCCGTCGAGAGCGCAGAGATGGTTGCTCAGCAGCACGTTGCCTTGGTAACGCAGGAGGACGGAACGCAGCAGCAG CTCAGTATCTCTGAAGCAGACCTACAAGCTATGGGTGGCACTATCACCATGGTAACCCAAGAAGGTACAACCATTACCATCCCAGCCCACGAACTGGCCACACAAGGGGCTCACTCGGTTACCATGGTAACGACAGACGGCTCCGATGAACAG gTGGCCATCATGACACCCGACATGGCCTCGTTCCAAACGGTGGAGGAAGCAGGCTACAGCCAAGACCAGGATGACATTCATCCTGTCACGTTACTGGCCACCTCCAACGGCACTCACATTGCCGTACAG CTCAGTGACCAACCTTCTTTGGAGGAAGCCATCAGAATAGCTTCGAGGATACAGCAGGGGGAGTCACCGGGTCTGGATGATTGA
- the znf143b gene encoding zinc finger protein 143 isoform X2, whose translation MVVEQEELLEIFRSKSMLLAQINRDSQGMAEFHDADGQPVTLCLAEAVTVSDADQMDSMDTVSLQAVTLADGSTAYIQHDSKSSFSDGQIMDGQVIQLEDGSAAYVQHVSMPKAGGDSLQLEDGQAVQLEDGTTAYIHTPKDAYDQSGLQEVQLEDGSTAYIQHTVHMPQSNTILAIQADGTIADLQTEATAIDPETISVLEQYTTKVENIENPLGSFGRVEADNGVHMRIVLQGQDNRAGRVSNVGEKSFRCEYEGCGKLYTTAHHLKVHERSHTGDKPYVCDYPGCEKKFATGYGLKSHSRTHTGEKPYRCQEMNCCKSFKTSGDLQKHTRTHTGEKPFKCPVEGCGRSFTTSNIRKVHIRTHTGERPYYCSEPSCGRSFASATNYKNHMRIHTGEKPYVCTVPGCEKRFTEYSSLYKHHVVHTPCKPYNCNHCGKTYKQISTLAMHKRTAHNDTEPIEEEQEAYFEPPTDAIDDPSVGYTAAVVEADDSGSEQVPVESAEMVAQQHVALVTQEDGTQQQLSISEADLQAMGGTITMVTQEGTTITIPAHELATQGAHSVTMVTTDGSDEQVAIMTPDMASFQTVEEAGYSQDQDDIHPVTLLATSNGTHIAVQLSDQPSLEEAIRIASRIQQGESPGLDD comes from the exons ATGGTGGTCGAACAGGAGGAATTGTTGGAAATTTTTCGGAG CAAAAGCATGCTCCTAGCCCAGATTAACCGGGACTCCCAGGGAATGGCTGAGTTTCACGATGCAGATGGACAGCcagtcactctctgtctggcaGAGGCCGTGACGGTGTCAG ATGCTGACCAGATGGACAGCATGGACACCGTGAGTCTGCAGGCTGTTACTCTTGCAGATGGATCCACTGCCTACATCCAGCACGATTCCAAATCCTCCTTTTCAGATGGACAGATCATGGATGGCCAGGTTATCCAGCTGGAGGACGGCTCCGCTGCCTACGTTCAGCATGTATCTATGCCTAAAGCAG GAGGAGACAGTTTACAGCTGGAGGATGGGCAGGCAGTGCAGCTGGAAGATGGAACAACAGCCTACATTCACACACCTAAAG ATGCATATGACCAGAGCGgcctgcaggaggtgcagctgGAGGACGGCAGCACGGCTTACATCCAGCACACGGTGCACATGCCCCAGTCCAACACCATCCTGGCCATCCAGGCTGACGGGACCATCGCGGATCTGCAGACCGAGGCCACTGCCATCGACCCTGAGACCATCAGCGTCCTCGAGCAGTACACCACCAAA GTGGAGAATATAGAAAACCCTCTGGGCTCCTTTGGTAGAGTGGAAGCAGACAATGGTGTCCACATGCGG ATTGTTTTACAGGGTCAAGACAACAGGGCAGGAAGAGTGTCAAATGTTGGCGAGAAGTCTTTTCGCTGTGAATATGAAGGCTGTGGAAAACTCTACACCACCGCCCACCACCTCAAG GTACATGagcgctcacacactggagacaAACCGTACGTTTGTGACTATCCCGGCTGTGAAAAGAAGTTTGCAACAG GGTATGGACTTAAGAGTCACTCGCGCACTCACACGGGGGAGAAGCCATACAGATGCCAAGAGATGAACTGCTGCAAGTCCTTCAAAACATCTGGAGATCTTCAGAAGCATACAAGGACTCATACAG GAGAGAAACCCTTCAAATGTCCGGTGGAAGGCTGTGGAAGGTCGTTTACCACCTCCAACATCCGTAAAGTTCACATCCGAACACACACTGGTGAGCGGCCGTACTACTGCTCCGAGCCCAGCTGTGGACGCTCCTTTGCTAGTGCCACCAACTACAAGAACCATATGAGAATTCACACTG GAGAGAAGCCGTATGTGTGCACAGTGCCTGGGTGTGAAAAGCGCTTCACAGAATACTCCAGCCTTTACAAACACCATGTTGTTCATACACCCTGCAAACCTTACAACTGCAATCACTGTGGGAAAACCTACAAGCAGATCTCCACACTAGCCATGCACAAACGCACAGCACACAACGACACGGAGCCCatcgaggaggagcaggaggcctaCTTTGAACCCCCAACGG ATGCTATTGATGACCCCAGCGTCGGCTACACAGCAGCGGTGGTGGAGGCAGATGACTCTGGCTCGGAGCAGGTTCCCGTCGAGAGCGCAGAGATGGTTGCTCAGCAGCACGTTGCCTTGGTAACGCAGGAGGACGGAACGCAGCAGCAG CTCAGTATCTCTGAAGCAGACCTACAAGCTATGGGTGGCACTATCACCATGGTAACCCAAGAAGGTACAACCATTACCATCCCAGCCCACGAACTGGCCACACAAGGGGCTCACTCGGTTACCATGGTAACGACAGACGGCTCCGATGAACAG gTGGCCATCATGACACCCGACATGGCCTCGTTCCAAACGGTGGAGGAAGCAGGCTACAGCCAAGACCAGGATGACATTCATCCTGTCACGTTACTGGCCACCTCCAACGGCACTCACATTGCCGTACAG CTCAGTGACCAACCTTCTTTGGAGGAAGCCATCAGAATAGCTTCGAGGATACAGCAGGGGGAGTCACCGGGTCTGGATGATTGA
- the znf143b gene encoding zinc finger protein 143 isoform X3, which translates to MDGQVIQLEDGSAAYVQHVSMPKAGGDSLQLEDGQAVQLEDGTTAYIHTPKDAYDQSGLQEVQLEDGSTAYIQHTVHMPQSNTILAIQADGTIADLQTEATAIDPETISVLEQYTTKVENIENPLGSFGRVEADNGVHMRIVLQGQDNRAGRVSNVGEKSFRCEYEGCGKLYTTAHHLKVHERSHTGDKPYVCDYPGCEKKFATGYGLKSHSRTHTGEKPYRCQEMNCCKSFKTSGDLQKHTRTHTGEKPFKCPVEGCGRSFTTSNIRKVHIRTHTGERPYYCSEPSCGRSFASATNYKNHMRIHTGEKPYVCTVPGCEKRFTEYSSLYKHHVVHTPCKPYNCNHCGKTYKQISTLAMHKRTAHNDTEPIEEEQEAYFEPPTDAIDDPSVGYTAAVVEADDSGSEQVPVESAEMVAQQHVALVTQEDGTQQQLSISEADLQAMGGTITMVTQEGTTITIPAHELATQGAHSVTMVTTDGSDEQVAIMTPDMASFQTVEEAGYSQDQDDIHPVTLLATSNGTHIAVQLSDQPSLEEAIRIASRIQQGESPGLDD; encoded by the exons ATGGATGGCCAGGTTATCCAGCTGGAGGACGGCTCCGCTGCCTACGTTCAGCATGTATCTATGCCTAAAGCAG GAGGAGACAGTTTACAGCTGGAGGATGGGCAGGCAGTGCAGCTGGAAGATGGAACAACAGCCTACATTCACACACCTAAAG ATGCATATGACCAGAGCGgcctgcaggaggtgcagctgGAGGACGGCAGCACGGCTTACATCCAGCACACGGTGCACATGCCCCAGTCCAACACCATCCTGGCCATCCAGGCTGACGGGACCATCGCGGATCTGCAGACCGAGGCCACTGCCATCGACCCTGAGACCATCAGCGTCCTCGAGCAGTACACCACCAAA GTGGAGAATATAGAAAACCCTCTGGGCTCCTTTGGTAGAGTGGAAGCAGACAATGGTGTCCACATGCGG ATTGTTTTACAGGGTCAAGACAACAGGGCAGGAAGAGTGTCAAATGTTGGCGAGAAGTCTTTTCGCTGTGAATATGAAGGCTGTGGAAAACTCTACACCACCGCCCACCACCTCAAG GTACATGagcgctcacacactggagacaAACCGTACGTTTGTGACTATCCCGGCTGTGAAAAGAAGTTTGCAACAG GGTATGGACTTAAGAGTCACTCGCGCACTCACACGGGGGAGAAGCCATACAGATGCCAAGAGATGAACTGCTGCAAGTCCTTCAAAACATCTGGAGATCTTCAGAAGCATACAAGGACTCATACAG GAGAGAAACCCTTCAAATGTCCGGTGGAAGGCTGTGGAAGGTCGTTTACCACCTCCAACATCCGTAAAGTTCACATCCGAACACACACTGGTGAGCGGCCGTACTACTGCTCCGAGCCCAGCTGTGGACGCTCCTTTGCTAGTGCCACCAACTACAAGAACCATATGAGAATTCACACTG GAGAGAAGCCGTATGTGTGCACAGTGCCTGGGTGTGAAAAGCGCTTCACAGAATACTCCAGCCTTTACAAACACCATGTTGTTCATACACCCTGCAAACCTTACAACTGCAATCACTGTGGGAAAACCTACAAGCAGATCTCCACACTAGCCATGCACAAACGCACAGCACACAACGACACGGAGCCCatcgaggaggagcaggaggcctaCTTTGAACCCCCAACGG ATGCTATTGATGACCCCAGCGTCGGCTACACAGCAGCGGTGGTGGAGGCAGATGACTCTGGCTCGGAGCAGGTTCCCGTCGAGAGCGCAGAGATGGTTGCTCAGCAGCACGTTGCCTTGGTAACGCAGGAGGACGGAACGCAGCAGCAG CTCAGTATCTCTGAAGCAGACCTACAAGCTATGGGTGGCACTATCACCATGGTAACCCAAGAAGGTACAACCATTACCATCCCAGCCCACGAACTGGCCACACAAGGGGCTCACTCGGTTACCATGGTAACGACAGACGGCTCCGATGAACAG gTGGCCATCATGACACCCGACATGGCCTCGTTCCAAACGGTGGAGGAAGCAGGCTACAGCCAAGACCAGGATGACATTCATCCTGTCACGTTACTGGCCACCTCCAACGGCACTCACATTGCCGTACAG CTCAGTGACCAACCTTCTTTGGAGGAAGCCATCAGAATAGCTTCGAGGATACAGCAGGGGGAGTCACCGGGTCTGGATGATTGA
- the swap70b gene encoding switch-associated protein 70b isoform X2, producing MALRDELRGELLKSIWHAFTALDVDQCGKVSKSQLKVLSHNLCTVMKIPHDPVALEEHFKDDDEGPVSTQGYMPYLNKFILDKVTEKFNRQDFDRICWLLCSRKNLPPGRLLISSDDAFKIWCIFNFLSEDRYPLIMVTEEIEYFLRKLTEAMGGSWVEERFEDYRLELHSKQQCLNAWELIALVGSGHFSKGMDGQTLSMAVGEVYQELILDVLKQGYLMKKGHKRKNWTERWFVLMPNSISYYVAEDRAEKKGDIVLDGNCSVEPLQDKDGKKCLFFIKSSLKGFEISASDKKKKQEWMQAIQNCVTVLRQGRAAPHREARQKRRDQRQKQQAEQQELELRMKELQTANEAKQLELENMRKVRRRLQAWVSEEEVPPVLGHRGGGGDPGLGHRGGGGASRPGSRRRRCFQAWVTEEEEAPPGLGHRGRGGDPGLGHRGGGGGDPGLGHRGGGGGDPGLGHRGGGGDPGLGHRGGGGASSPGSQRRRR from the exons ATGGCTCTGCGGGACGAACTGCGGGGCGAACTGCTCAAGTCCATCTGGCACGCGTTCACCGCCCTGGACGTGGATCAATGCGGAAAAGTCTCCAAATCTCAGCTGAAG GTGCTGTCACACAACTTATGTACGGTGATGAAAATCCCCCACGACCCCGTGGCGCTGGAGGAGCATTTCAAAGACGACGACGAGGGTCCGGTGTCGACGCAGGGCTACATGCCGTACCTGAACAAGTTCATCCTGGATAAG GTCACGGAGAAGTTCAACCGGCAGGACTTCGACAGGATTTGCTGGTTGCTGTGCTCCAGGAAAAACCTGCCTCCAGGTCGTCTGCTCATCAGCAGCGACGACGCCTTCAAGATCTGGTGCATCTTCAACTTCCTGTCTGAGGACCGGTACCCGCTGATCATGGTCACGGAGGAG ATCGAGTACTTCCTCCGTAAGCTGACCGAGGCCATGGGGGGCAGCTGGGTGGAGGAGCGCTTCGAGGACTACAGGCTGGAGCTCCACTCCAAGCAGCAGTGTCTGAACGCGTGGGAGCTCATCGCGCTGGTGGGCTCCGGCCACTTCAGCAAAGGCATGGACGGCCAGACGCTGTCCATGGCCGTGGGCGAGGTCTACCAGGAGCTCATCCTGGACGTGCTCAAGCAG GGCTACTTGATGAAGAAGGGCCACAAGAGGAAGAACTGGACCGAGCGCTGGTTCGTGCTCATGCCCAACTCCATCTCCTACTACGTGGCTGAGGACCGGGCCGAGAAGAAGGGCGACATCGTACTGGACGGCAACTGCAGCGTGGAG CCTCTACAAGACAAAGACGGGAAGAAGTGTCTCTTCTTCATCAAGTCGTCACTAAAAGGTTTTGAGATCAGCGCTTCGgacaagaagaaaaagcagGAGTGGATGCAGG CCATCCAGAactgtgtgactgtgctgcGTCAGGGCCGCGCGGCGCCGCACCGCGAGGCCCGGCAGAAGCGCCGGGACCAGCGTCAGAAGCAGCAGGCTgaacagcaggagctggagctgaggatgAAGGAGCTGCAAACGGCCAACGAAGCcaaacagctggagctggagaacatgaggaaggtgaggagacGCCTCCAGGCCTGGgtctcagaggaggaggtgcctCCAGtcctgggtcacagaggaggaggaggtgacccaggcctgggtcacagaggaggaggag gtgcctccaggcctgggtcacggaggaggaggtgctttcaggcctgggtcacagaggaggaggaggcgcctcCAGGTCTGGGTCAccgaggacgaggaggtgatccaggcctgggtcacagaggaggaggaggaggtgacccaggcctgggtcacagaggaggaggaggaggtgacccaggcctgggtcacagaggaggaggaggtgatccaggcctgggtcacagaggaggaggaggtgcctcCAGtcctgggtcacagaggaggaggaggtga
- the LOC114857994 gene encoding nuclear receptor-interacting protein 3-like isoform X1, producing the protein MFTGMRAENRGGSGVLDAAALRQQRRLKQTVQFLHKDSADLLPLDGLKKLGTSKQGQPHHILQKRQLEAKLCRGQMNMCTVTSNGGVLLNSTHLNVHEDEDEDDFIFVPCRCLGREVNVLIDTGCKLNLMSSATVDKLGLKGLVEENKAEAEGFPLLRSICVDGHIKELGLVIGQVRTICSFAIVESNRPLMSLGNKTLKSLKSVIDTEKKMLVFGAHVREQVHFTRNPLRESSSDVRDLGH; encoded by the exons ATGTTCACGGGGATGCGGGCGGAGAACCGAGGGGGGTCCGGGGTCCTggatgctgcagctctgaggcaGCAAAGGAGGCTGAAACAGACGGTCCAGTTCCTCCATAAAGATTCGGCCGACCTGCTTCCTCTGGACGGGCTGAAGAAGCTCGGGACGTCCAAACAGGGG CAGCCACATCACATCCTGCAGAAGCGGCAGCTGGAGGCAAAGCTGTGCCGAGGACAGATGAACATGTGCACTGTAACGAGCAACGGAGGTGTGCTGCTGAACAGCACTCATTTAAACGTGcacgaggacgaggatgaggacgacTTCATCTTCGTGCCCTGCAGA TGTTTAGGGCGGGAAGTGAATGTGTTGATCGACACAGGCTGCAAACTGAACCTGATGTCCTCAGCGACTGTGGACAAACTAGG CTTGAAGGGGCTGGTGGAGGAGAACAAAGCGGAGGCAGAGGGTTTTCCACTGCTGCGCAGCATCTGTGTTGACGGTCACATCAAGGAGCTCGGCCTAGTCATTGGACAAGTTCGGACAATTTGCTCGTTTGCCATAGTGG AAAGTAACAGGCCTCTGATGTCACTGGGCAACAAGACACTGAAGTCACTCAAG AGCGTCATTGACACTGAAAAGAAGATGTTGGTGTTTGGGGCACACGTGAGGGAGCAAGTTCACTTCACCAGAAACCCCCTCCGTGAAAG cagctctgacgtcAGGGACCTGGGACACTGA
- the LOC114857994 gene encoding nuclear receptor-interacting protein 3-like isoform X2 — MFTGMRAENRGGSGVLDAAALRQQRRLKQTVQFLHKDSADLLPLDGLKKLGTSKQGQPHHILQKRQLEAKLCRGQMNMCTVTSNGGVLLNSTHLNVHEDEDEDDFIFVPCRCLGREVNVLIDTGCKLNLMSSATVDKLGLKGLVEENKAEAEGFPLLRSICVDGHIKELGLVIGQVRTICSFAIVESNRPLMSLGNKTLKSLKSVIDTEKKMLVFGAHVREQVHFTRNPLRESSDVRDLGH, encoded by the exons ATGTTCACGGGGATGCGGGCGGAGAACCGAGGGGGGTCCGGGGTCCTggatgctgcagctctgaggcaGCAAAGGAGGCTGAAACAGACGGTCCAGTTCCTCCATAAAGATTCGGCCGACCTGCTTCCTCTGGACGGGCTGAAGAAGCTCGGGACGTCCAAACAGGGG CAGCCACATCACATCCTGCAGAAGCGGCAGCTGGAGGCAAAGCTGTGCCGAGGACAGATGAACATGTGCACTGTAACGAGCAACGGAGGTGTGCTGCTGAACAGCACTCATTTAAACGTGcacgaggacgaggatgaggacgacTTCATCTTCGTGCCCTGCAGA TGTTTAGGGCGGGAAGTGAATGTGTTGATCGACACAGGCTGCAAACTGAACCTGATGTCCTCAGCGACTGTGGACAAACTAGG CTTGAAGGGGCTGGTGGAGGAGAACAAAGCGGAGGCAGAGGGTTTTCCACTGCTGCGCAGCATCTGTGTTGACGGTCACATCAAGGAGCTCGGCCTAGTCATTGGACAAGTTCGGACAATTTGCTCGTTTGCCATAGTGG AAAGTAACAGGCCTCTGATGTCACTGGGCAACAAGACACTGAAGTCACTCAAG AGCGTCATTGACACTGAAAAGAAGATGTTGGTGTTTGGGGCACACGTGAGGGAGCAAGTTCACTTCACCAGAAACCCCCTCCGTGAAAG ctctgacgtcAGGGACCTGGGACACTGA